A stretch of Komagataella phaffii GS115 chromosome 2, complete sequence DNA encodes these proteins:
- a CDS encoding Type 2C protein phosphatase, which translates to MGQILSTPNVTREQSSDQDEKLYYGLSCMQGWRVSMEDAHTTILDLWKQEKNKKLGKSDYAALFGIYDGHGGDEVAKYLGAKFDDIVTGAYDDNQEKGYESWLTSAFLQADRQMLSDPQAQYFTSGSTATVVVIENDTLVCANAGDSRSILSANGAVKALSFDHKPSNEGEKARIVAAGGFVDVGRVNGNLALSRAIGDFEFKRANDLPAHDQAVTALPDIIEHKITPQDEFIVLACDGIWDSLTSQQVVDIVRYYVKEGKPLDVIGSEIVDICLAPDSAGSGIGCDNMSICIVALLQGRTIEEWYEYMKEKIPDNLINPGELHLDLYASTLADKKIWIEDLGGYSNNSDDKSSHISDDNETTGDTKDENEHVRDLIDELLNDESVRGDNGHIYLDKVNPGLLARLLRRPSPSDERTAEGTSVLKEEDTDEDESK; encoded by the coding sequence ATGGGTCAAATACTTTCGACTCCAAACGTAACGAGGGAACAGTCGTCTGATCAAGATGAGAAACTTTATTATGGTCTCTCTTGTATGCAAGGGTGGCGTGTATCTATGGAAGATGCCCACACGACAATCTTAGATTTGTGGAaacaagagaaaaacaagaaGTTGGGCAAAAGCGATTATGCCGCACTTTTCGGAATCTACGATGGACACGGAGGAGATGAAGTAGCCAAGTACCTGGGAGCCAAGTTCGATGACATTGTTACAGGTGCATACGACGATAACCAAGAGAAAGGGTATGAAAGTTGGTTGACAAGTGCTTTCTTGCAGGCCGACAGGCAAATGTTGAGTGACCCTCAAGCTCAGTACTTTACCAGTGGATCTACCGCTACTGTAGTGGTAATCGAAAATGACACCCTCGTTTGTGCTAACGCCGGTGATTCCAGATCTATCCTATCGGCTAATGGTGCCGTTAAGGCCCTATCTTTTGACCACAAACCCAGCAACGAAGGAGAGAAGGCTAGAATAGTTGCAGCCGGTGGATTTGTTGATGTCGGTAGAGTCAATGGTAATCTCGCCCTGTCCAGAGCCATTGGTGATTTTGAGTTCAAACGGGCAAATGATCTTCCAGCTCATGATCAGGCTGTCACAGCACTTCCAGACATTATAGAGCATAAGATAACACCCCAGGATGAGTTCATTGTCTTGGCTTGCGATGGTATCTGGGATTCTTTGACATCTCAGcaagttgttgatattgttcGTTATTACGTTAAGGAAGGTAAGCCGTTGGATGTCATTGGATCTGAGATTGTTGATATCTGTTTAGCTCCAGACTCAGCTGGTTCCGGTATTGGTTGCGATAATATGTCTATCTGTATAGTAGCTTTGCTACAGGGAAGGACGATTGAAGAATGGTATGAATACatgaaggaaaagattcCTGATAATTTGATCAATCCTGGTGAACTTCATCTGGATCTGTATGCATCTACTCTTGCTGacaagaagatttggattGAAGATTTAGGAGGATACTCCAACAATAGTGACGATAAGAGTTCCCATATCAGTGACGACAATGAGACGACAGGTGATaccaaagatgaaaatgagcATGTTAGAGATCTTATTGATGAGCTCCTGAACGATGAATCTGTAAGAGGAGACAATGGTCATATCTACCTGGATAAGGTCAACCCTGGTTTGCTTGCCCGGCTATTAAGAAGACCTTCACCAAGTGACGAGCGAACGGCTGAGGGAACTTCCGTGTTAAAGGAAGAAGACAccgatgaagatgaaagcAAGTAG
- a CDS encoding 3'--&gt5' exonuclease and endonuclease with a possible role in apoptosis, translated as MTIRSSRLLKITPKMALKPRFFDIGVNLTDSMFHGKYRDKHYHDKDLPDVLLRANYNNVDRILITGSSLKESGKVLDIIDEYKSCYEEFKARLSQYKEVKDEDSLKPYCTIGVHPCSVKEFSKDPAGHIDQLRDLIRKGLDKGVVKAFGEIGLDYDRLYHASKSDQCKYFELQLKLACEFDLPLFLHMRAACDDFITIIKPFLEGTRPDGLKLRNTTGVIHSFTGSVEELEKLEKLGLDFSVNGCSLKTEENLEVVKRIPLSKLHLETDAPWCEIKKSSACFSLIASEPSTETQQKPSNNSKKPLKRYHPLLPIRMVNSDKLSKFQNEDPSELPPVVKSRNEPCFMPIIAQVMAKLLEIPEEEIIQTTYENSCKLFKVD; from the coding sequence ATGACTATAAGATCAAGCCGGCTACTCAAAATAACACCAAAGATGGCTCTCAAACCAAGGTTTTTTGATATTGGAGTTAACCTGACGGACTCAATGTTCCATGGAAAATACAGGGATAAACATTATCACGATAAGGATCTTCCAGACGTCCTTTTACGGGCGAACTACAATAACGTTGACAGAATTTTGATCACAGgttcatctttgaaagagtcgGGCAAAGTATTGGATATCATAGATGAATATAAAAGCTGCTACGAGGAATTCAAAGCTAGACTTAGTCAGTAcaaagaagtcaaagatgaagactCACTGAAACCTTATTGTACAATTGGAGTCCATCCTTGCAGTGTAAAagaattttccaaagatccAGCTGGTCACATCGACCAATTGAGAGATCTGATTCGAAAGGGATTAGATAAAGGAGTAGTGAAAGCGTTTGGAGAAATAGGACTAGACTACGATAGATTGTACCATGCTTCAAAGAGCGACCAATGCAAGTATTTTGAGCTACAGTTAAAACTAGCTTGTGAATTTGATTTGCCATTGTTCCTTCACATGAGAGCTGCCTGTGACGATTTTATTACTATCATAAAGCCTTTCCTAGAGGGTACACGTCCGGATGGTTTGAAATTAAGAAATACTACCGGTGTTATTCATTCGTTTACAGGATCCGTTgaggagttggaaaaactAGAGAAGTTGGGACTCGACTTCAGTGTCAACGGTTGCTCCCTTAAAACAGAGGAAAACTTGGAAGTGGTGAAACGTATCcctctttcaaaactacACCTAGAAACTGATGCTCCCTGGTGTGAAATAAAGAAATCTTCAGCGTGCTTTTCGTTGATTGCCTCGGAACCTTCCACAGAAACACAACAGAAACCTAGCAACAATTCGAAGAAACCATTGAAGAGGTATCATCCACTACTGCCAATTAGAATGGTAAATAGTGATAAATTGTCAAAGTTTCAGAACGAGGACCCAAGCGAACTACCACCAGTAGTTAAGTCCAGGAATGAGCCATGTTTTATGCCGATTATAGCTCAAGTGATGGCCAAATTGCTGGAGATACCAGAGGAGGAGATAATTCAGACGACTTACGAGAACAGCTGCAAGTTATTCAAAGTAGATTGA
- a CDS encoding Histone acetyltransferase catalytic subunit of NuA3 complex that acetylates histone H3, involved in: MVEARSRRTAVLNNLKIENNKIFTLLHDEIFKSMDDDSSNTKKQRHLRERKSTPDYNVINNFRSTQARDDSSEPENARLSRPRSPRAQSLKSSPLKSLIVTLKMDPTRLARVFSASKEELPYRGILTYEEGNTFNTRPTAETYEMFQAALRDSKQMKKEYGDDTLVKPLDEEELRKEAISQSYAPLAKLRCIHFGDKEIDTWYNSPYPEEYTSKYVLHICEHCLKYTDSSFVLDRHLLKCAYKYMPPGNEIYRDRCVSVFEVDGRKNTIYCQNLCLLAKLFLNSKTLYYDVEPFMFYVLYEIKPASEHYSFVGYFSKEKLNSTNYNVSCILTLPTHQRKGYGNFLIEFSYLLTRREYKLGTPEKPLSELGLLSYRNYWKHTVCRSIKWIIDNVSPEMLPFLTVSISDICDISGMVANDVVTALEQLEMLVKQHDQKYGILVDMEVIEEVLSNWDSKNYLKIQPENLIWKSVVLGPSGGINTTSTMVVAAPDSNNPNGNNSESKSANSISIITNFMTDDLEDERDVEEQALSAILERVQSNKETYSGNTSELEDVSWEVMHPATTENNQSIVYKPIGRPSKVVAPIDEEELGIIFNDSDNNSNEEESEDDDYNEDLIDEEEEDEEEEDSENIDEAIIIEEEEKEEEGVEKASPLRKAENADNTRHDTYRRTISTAKKRHSKLKPVTRPPFRRTRSSRLNN, translated from the coding sequence ATGGTTGAAGCACGCTCCAGACGAACAGCTGTGCTAAATAACCTgaagattgaaaacaataAAATCTTCACACTCTTGCATGACGAGATCTTCAAATCTATGGATGATGACTCTTCCAATACAAAGAAACAACGACATCTTCGCGAGAGAAAGTCAACTCCAGACTATAATGTCATCAATAACTTCAGGTCGACTCAAGCGCGTGACGATTCTTCTGAACCAGAGAATGCTAGGCTATCACGACCCAGATCCCCGAGGGctcaaagtttgaagtCAAGTCCGCTCAAATCTCTTATTgttactttgaaaatggacCCCACGCGGCTGGCTCGAGTTTTTTCAGCCAGTAAGGAGGAGCTACCTTATCGTGGGATACTAACCTACGAGGAGGGCAACACCTTCAATACGAGACCAACTGCGGAAACCTATGAAATGTTTCAAGCAGCTTTGAGAGATAGTAagcaaatgaaaaaagaatacgGGGACGACACCTTGGTCAAACCGCtagacgaagaagaactgAGGAAAGAGGCTATATCGCAAAGTTATGCACCATTAGCCAAACTTCGATGCATACATTTCGGTGATAAGGAAATTGACACATGGTACAACTCACCCTATCCGGAGGAGTACACTTCCAAGTATGTCCTTCATATTTGTGAGCATTGCTTAAAGTACACAGACTCTAGCTTCGTTTTAGATAGACATCTATTGAAGTGTGCTTATAAATATATGCCTCCTGGTAATGAAATTTACAGAGATAGATGTGtctctgtttttgaggttgatggaagaaagaacaCGATTTACTGCCAGAATTTGTGCCTTTTGGCCAAACTGTTTTTGAACTCCAAGACACTATATTATGATGTTGAGCCATTTATGTTTTATGTTTTATACGAAATAAAACCTGCTTCGGAACACTATTCCTTTGTAGGCTATTTTTCGAAAGAAAAACTGAACTCTACCAATTATAACGTGAGTTGTATCCTTACCCTTCCCACTCACCAACGGAAAGGTTATGGGAACTTTTTGATAGAGTTTAGTTATTTATTGACCAGACGCGAGTACAAACTTGGAACGCCTGAAAAGCCCTTGAGTGAACTGGGTTTGCTAAGCTACAGAAATTACTGGAAGCATACAGTTTGCCGATCTATCAAATGGATTATAGATAATGTCTCTCCAGAAATGCTCCCATTTTTGACAGTATCGATATCTGACATCTGTGATATTTCAGGGATGGTTGCAAATGACGTTGTCACAGCCCTTGAGCAGTTAGAGATGTTAGTCAAGCAGCACGATCAGAAGTATGGGATACTGGTGGATATGGAAGTTATCGAGGAAGTTCTCAGTAACTGGGATTCAAAAAACTACTTAAAGATTCAACCAGAGAATCTTATTTGGAAAAGTGTAGTTCTTGGCCCTTCGGGTGGCATTAATACCACCAGCACGATGGTGGTTGCAGCTCCTGATTCGAACAATCCAAATGGAAATAACAGTGAATCTAAATCGGCGAACAGTATATCCATCATCACCAATTTTATGACCGATGATTTGGAGGACGAAAGAGACGTGGAAGAGCAGGCGCTTTCGGCCATACTGGAAAGAGTACAGAGTAATAAAGAGACCTATTCAGGGAACACTTCCgagttggaagatgtaAGTTGGGAGGTTATGCATCCTGCAACCACAGAAAACAATCAATCCATTGTGTACAAGCCGATTGGTAGACCTTCTAAAGTAGTTGCCCCCATAGATGAGGAGGAGCTTGGCATTATTTTCAACGACTCAGACAACAACAGTAATGAGGAAGAAAGTGAGGACGACGACTATAATGAGGACTTAAtagatgaagaggaagaagatgaagaagaggaagattcTGAGAACATAGACGAAGCGATAAtaatagaagaagaagaaaaggaggAGGAAGGGGTTGAGAAAGCCTCTCCATTGCGAAAGGCAGAAAATGCGGATAATACAAGGCATGATACATATCGGAGGACAATTAGCACAGCCAAAAAAAGACACAGCAAACTGAAGCCAGTTACCAGACCACCTTTTAGAAGGACTCGAAGCTCCCGACTTAATAATTAG
- a CDS encoding S-adenosylmethionine-dependent methyltransferase of the seven beta-strand family, which yields MSSELIPFLPVNKESEAYKIILSPCNAANKSLIKKLKLFLEDNEILNGRIILTNTSVSVPVLLKTGLGDQDLLAFTVYLKGMLNMEEASSINLVSHQPENTASKGTLKNLLVQYLRDKNQDIKMFLPFIPNRYIIYPPMVLFNSNTFDNDAWNGIAGESFFKWILSLFNNCSHLAILNPIIKTDDMRRPLGFLPLYGDFGPELHEEGFDNPTEEDFKKEFWCHVIQNGIYQTWAPRRTMFSRGNIKEKSRILEFRDVQGTDVVDLYAGIGYFTLSYLAKGANRVYCWEINPWSIQGLIKSCKANNHPYCLVRKGESIPADLNEIKVVIFHESNEFACTRMKQVVKMDSTFKLNLSHVNLGLLPSSKQGWQTALDLINLFNTTTMIHVHENIHIENFQEQIELIRLNLSSSNEVELSFVHKIKTFAPDIWHVCIDYRICNY from the coding sequence ATGTCTTCAGAACTCATCCCCTTCCTTCCGGTGAATAAAGAAAGTGAAGCCTATAAGATAATACTATCCCCATGCAATGCTGCAAACAAATCACTAATTAAAaaactgaaactttttctGGAAGATAATGAAATATTGAATGGCAGAATCATACTGACAAATACTAGTGTATCTGTTCCAGTACTACTAAAAACTGGGCTCGGAGATCAGGACTTGTTGGCATTCACTGTGTATTTGAAGGGCATGCTAAATATGGAAGAGGCATCCTCAATAAATTTGGTTTCACATCAACCAGAAAATACTGCATCAAAAggtactttgaaaaatttgcTAGTTCAGTACCTGAGAGATAAGAATCAAGATATAAAGATGTTCTTACCATTCATACCCAATAGATATATCATTTATCCGCCAATGGTACTTTTTAATTCCAACACATTTGATAACGATGCGTGGAATGGCATTGCAGGTGAAtcgttcttcaaatggatACTATCTTTGTTCAATAACTGTTCTCACTTGGCAATTCTAAACCCTATTATCAAAACTGATGACATGAGAAGACCCTTGGGATTTTTACCATTGTATGGAGACTTTGGACCAGAACTGCACGAAGAGGGTTTCGACAACCCCACcgaagaagatttcaagaaagaattcTGGTGCCATGTAATTCAAAACGGTATCTATCAAACTTGGGCTCCAAGACGTACAATGTTCTCCAGAGGCAATATAAAGGAAAAGTCACGCATACTGGAGTTCAGGGATGTGCAGGGAACTGATGTTGTAGATTTATACGCTGGTATTGGATATTTCACTTTGAGCTATTTGGCCAAAGGGGCTAACCGTGTTTATTGTTGGGAGATTAATCCATGGAGTATCCAAGGATTGATCAAGAGCTGTAAGGCGAACAATCATCCATACTGTCTAGTCAGGAAAGGGGAGTCCATTCCCGCTGATTTGAATGAGATTAAAGTAGTTATTTTCCATGAAAGTAATGAGTTTGCATGTACGAGAATGAAGCAGGTGGTGAAAATGGATTCCACGTTTAAGTTGAACCTGAGCCATGTAAATCTAGGTCTTCTGCCTTCGTCAAAACAAGGGTGGCAGACAGCACTGGATCTGATCAACCTGTTCAACACAACAACTATGATTCATGTCCATGAAAATATTCATATAGAAAATTTTCAGGAGCAAATTGAACTCATAAGGTTGAATCTGTCGTCTTCGAATGAAGTAGAGCTTTCATTTGTTCATAAAATTAAAACTTTTGCCCCAGATATATGGCATGTTTGTATAGATTATCGAATTTGTAATTACTAA
- a CDS encoding Protein involved in G2/M phase progression and response to DNA damage, interacts with Rad53p, protein MDLRQLTETPSFLDQQQMGMQRRPSISSMSSAASGYASSVNNTSNNPLRVNAGQPRYNAWLSPQNGNPMVNVDPWIEQQVNVSQYSPPNDGKFHLEEDAKDDLLKESDALSQQQKPLDSELDGIDDTNDDEDVIPTAIVIKNIPFAIKKEQLLDVMTKFSLPLPYAFNYHFDNGVFRGLAFANFTSTDEACLVVENLNGKEIGGRKLRVEYKKMLPLPERERIEREKREKRGQLEEQHRSMSSASLASLYSVASAPPNVSKNVLSQQNAPDRLYATIPSQLTPIPSGLDMNDPETLELYTQLLLFREDKDQRHSELAFPTTANSSLRRVLPLLSQFLGLADTFEGGFIIIRRQSFQHPLQQSGISASSTAASISAANSNLIRSQSYGILSSAAGSTNISSTHGRYRQPPQSATTGMYTGQQYPPSQQQSPRMGNSGLAPLGGTAPAFQQAQSTGGSSMLHPALSSSNLGALNAAVLRGSSRVVKPSLPPGSLQQRQATGSGQPLASPANELRYSPFQSFAQPGYLSQQQVQQQQQQQQQQQSLNPQAQQHNSLFDLNSEFNNMGL, encoded by the coding sequence ATGGACCTGAGACAATTGACTGAAACACCAAGTTTCTTGGATCAGCAACAAATGGGTATGCAACGTCGCCCTTCAATTTCGTCGATGTCATCCGCAGCGTCTGGGTATGCGTCTTCTGTCAACAACACCAGCAACAATCCTCTGCGCGTAAACGCCGGTCAACCACGGTATAATGCCTGGCTGTCTCCTCAGAACGGCAATCCGATGGTCAACGTTGATCCTTGGATTGAGCAACAAGTCAACGTTTCCCAATACTCACCTCCTAACGATGGCAAATTTCATCTAGAGGAGGACGCCAAGGACGACCTGctcaaagaatctgatGCCTTATCCCAACAACAGAAACCTTTGGATTCAGAACTCGATGGTATTGATGATACgaatgatgatgaagatgtcATTCCCACTGCTATTGTGATAAAGAACATCCCTTTTGCCATAAAAAAAGAGCAACTTTTAGACGTTATGACAAAGTTTAGCTTGCCTTTGCCTTATGCCTTCAACTACCATTTTGACAATGGTGTTTTTCGTGGTTTGGCTTTTGCAAACTTCACATCAACGGACGAAGCCTGCCTTGTTGTAGAGAATTTGAATGGAAAGGAGATTGGCGGCAGAAAGTTGAGAGTTGAATATAAAAAGATGCTACCTCTACCCGAAAGGGAAAGgattgaaagagagaaacGTGAAAAAAGAGGACAGTTAGAAGAGCAACATAGATCTATGTCTTCTGCCTCATTGGCTTCCCTTTACTCTGTCGCTTCGGCCCCTCCCAATGTCTCTAAGAATGTTTTATCTCAACAGAATGCTCCAGATAGACTATATGCTACAATTCCCTCACAGTTAACCCCTATTCCCTCTGGATTGGACATGAATGATCCTGAGACTCTTGAGTTATACACACAGCTTCTACTATTCCGAGAGgacaaagatcaaagacACTCAGAGTTGGCTTTTCCTACCACAGCTAACTCTTCCCTGCGTCGTGTGTTGCCTCTTCTTAGTCAGTTTTTGGGTTTGGCTGATACTTTTGAGGGAGGATTCATTATTATTAGAAGACAGTCATTTCAGCATCCTCTTCAGCAATCTGGGATATCAGCGTCTAGCACTGCTGCATCTATCAGTGCTGCTAACTCCAACCTAATTAGATCACAATCCTATGGTATTCTCTCATCAGCGGCCGGATCCACCAACATATCCAGCACTCATGGTCGTTACAGACAACCGCCTCAATCAGCTACTACGGGTATGTACACTGGTCAGCAATATCCACCTTCTCAGCAGCAATCTCCGAGAATGGGTAATTCGGGATTAGCCCCCCTTGGAGGGACAGCCCCAGCATTTCAGCAAGCCCAATCTACTGGTGGATCAAGTATGCTTCACCCCGcactttcaagttcaaatttGGGCGCTCTTAATGCTGCTGTATTGAGAGGCTCATCTCGAGTTGTTAAGCCCAGTTTACCACCTGGATCACTTCAACAGCGACAAGCTACTGGCAGTGGACAGCCACTTGCTTCCCCAGCCAACGAATTACGATACTCTCCATTTCAGTCCTTTGCACAACCAGGATACCTGTCTCAGcaacaagttcaacaacaacagcaacaacagcaacagcaacagtCTTTGAACCCACAAGCCCAACAGCACAACTCGCTATTCGACTTGAATTCTGAGTTCAACAACATGGGTCTATAA
- a CDS encoding Beta subunit of the Sec61p ER translocation complex (Sec61p-Sss1p-Sbh1p): protein MSTAIPGGQRTLAKRRAANLDKKQDEPTSARSAGAGGSSSTMLKLYTDEAQGLKVDPLIVLVLAVGFIFSVIGLHVVAKLTGKLIN from the exons ATG TCTACAGCAATTCCAGGAGGACAGAGAACGTTAGCTAAAAGAAGAGCAGCAAACTTGGATAAGAAACAGGATGAACCAACCTCCGCCAGATCTGCCGGTGCTGGAGGTTCTTCGTCTACCATGCTAAAGTTGTACACAGACGAGGCCCAAggtttgaaagttgatcCTTTAAttgttcttgttcttgCTGTTGGTTTCATTTTCAGTGTCATTGGTTTGCACGTTGTTGCTAAGCTGACAGgaaagttgatcaactaA
- a CDS encoding Essential component of the Sorting and Assembly Machinery of the mitochondrial outer membrane: MSVLDDDSPLDRLNSQRRDKASEYEAKKQSLLVKHNREVVDHLLSTNLTRPIRITKVHVVNAEMLRDTFLETQLAPLLNNERLDLHGLLKNLDLTTSNFARTSTISNIGAILEVDPTPSFATVPPSTLRIIPVIQLDPIKRFNMKIGTNVGNGEGDGYLSLQYRNIFGGGESISFDTNMASNNLNSTSRSTYLLNFQSPILNNANWLGSIMGYHSSKLVDWTTRNDQTIEGITLKSISQYKSPWNYEFSLENTLRSIDLLSTNSLNDTLLMNAGDSFKSSFNFTCKYDTRDDSILPTKGFHSGGSIELSNLLPSLNFQESKFIKLTSHFQHAFSFNKIIFNGLFKFGYIQSLNHSNVHFMDRFFIGGPNDIRGFTLNGLGPKLYGSPIGGLAFYGLSASLFTPLPFVDSESFKTHTFINAGKLISDSNLRDPSVSIGTGLVFKHPIARFELNFVLPLSQSHFDSTRKGFQYGVGISFM; this comes from the coding sequence ATGAGTGTTTTGGATGATGATTCACCATTGGATCGGCTAAACTCGCAACGGAGGGATAAGGCTTCTGAGTATGAGGCCAAGAAGCAATCTCTGTTGGTGAAGCACAACCGAGAAGTTGTGGATCATTTATTGTCTACTAACTTAACAAGGCCCATAAGAATTACCAAAGTTCATGTTGTGAATGCGGAGATGCTAAGAGATACATTCTTAGAGACACAATTGGCACCGTTATTGAACAACGAGCGGCTGGATTTGCATGGtctcttgaaaaacttAGATTTGACAACTTCCAATTTTGCCAGAACAAGTACAATCTCCAACATAGGGGCAATACTGGAAGTAGATCCTACACCTTCATTTGCCACTGTTCCCCCTAGTACGTTGAGAATAATTCCTGTAATCCAATTGGATCCTATCAAGCGATTCAATATGAAAATCGGCACCAATGTTGGTAATGGCGAAGGTGATGGATATCTGTCATTGCAATATAGGAATATCTTTGGTGGAGGAGAATCGATATCCTTTGACACGAATATGGCATCTAACAACCTCAATAGTACAAGTAGATCGACTTATTTACTGAACTTTCAATCTCCCATCCTCAATAATGCAAATTGGTTAGGAAGTATTATGGGCTATCATTCTTCCAAGTTAGTAGACTGGACTACAAGAAATGATCAAACAATCGAAGGGATTACCTTAAAATCAATCTCACAGTATAAATCGCCATGGAATTATGAGttttctcttgaaaacACACTCCGTTCTATTGATCTTTTGAGCACCAATTCACTTAACGACACTCTTTTGATGAATGCTGGAGATTCATTTAAATCCAGTTTCAATTTTACATGCAAATATGATACGAGAGATGACTCGATACTGCCAACTAAAGGTTTCCACTCTGGTGGGTCGATAGAACTGTCCAACCTTCTCCCTTCCCTCAACTTTCAAGAGTCAAAGTTCATTAAATTGACGTCACACTTTCAACATGCATTCTCTTTTAACAAAATTATTTTCAATGGTCTGTTTAAATTTGGATATATACAATCATTGAACCATTCAAATGTTCATTTCATGGAtagatttttcattggTGGTCCTAACGATATAAGAGGATTTACTTTAAATGGATTGGGTCCAAAGCTCTATGGATCTCCCATTGGTGGTCTGGCTTTTTACGGATTATCTGCCAGTCTCTTTACACCTCTCCCTTTTGTCGattctgaatctttcaaaactcATACATTCATCAACGCAGGAAAGTTGATTTCGGATTCAAACTTACGAGATCCAAGTGTTTCCATAGGCACAGGCTTAGTATTCAAACATCCCATCGCTCGATTTGAGCTGAACTTTGTCCTACCTTTAAGTCAGAGTCACTTTGATTCTACGAGAAAGGGATTTCAATACGGAGTGGGTATATCTTTCATGTAA
- a CDS encoding Putative phosphopantothenoylcysteine synthetase (PPCS), protein MTPPSPTISRVRTSVFEPATAIDRTFPEFPAAQPIDENNYFKKHKPPPYLSEISKDVANFIASHNKQNRKVVLVTSGGTTVPLENNTVRFIDNFSAGTRGATSAEYFLENGYAVIFLHREFSLLPYSRHYSHTTNCFLDYMNEDENGQVVINAEYQNEMRVVLRKYQNARDKGLLLVVPFTTVHQYLFTLKLISQELSVIGPNGLFYLAAAVSDFFLPHSRMPEHKIQSQNDNDGKLRVSLEAVPKFLSRLVDSWAPLAMIISFKLETDSNILLSKARGALERYNHQLVIGNLLQTRKKEVVFVTPEEGEHWIRLTDEQHANGTEIESLIIPEIMSLHEKWCEKTSTL, encoded by the coding sequence ATGACCCCTCCATCACCTACGATAAGCAGAGTGCGCActtctgtttttgaaccTGCTACGGCAATTGACCGAACTTTCCCCGAGTTTCCTGCCGCACAACCAATAGATGAGAATAATTACTTCAAAAAGCACAAGCCTCCTCCTTATCTGAGTGAAATATCCAAAGATGTTGCCAATTTCATTGCTAGTCATAACAAGCAAAACAGAAAGGTTGTCTTGGTTACCAGTGGTGGTACCACTGTTCCTTTGGAGAACAATACTGTGAGATTCATTGATAATTTCAGTGCTGGTACCAGAGGAGCAACCTCAGCGGAATATTTCTTAGAGAATGGGTATGCAGTGATATTCTTGCACAGAGAATTCTCGTTACTTCCGTATTCAAGACATTATAGTCATACTACCAATTGTTTTCTAGACTACATGAACGAGGATGAAAATGGACAAGTGGTTATTAATGCAGAGTATCAGAATGAGATGCGTGTTGTGCTCAGGAAATATCAGAATGCTAGAGATAAAGGTTTATTGCTGGTTGTTCCGTTTACCACTGTTCACCAGTATTTATTCACTTTAAAATTAATTTCTCAGGAGCTATCAGTAATTGGACCCAATGGTCTATTCTACCTGGCAGCTGCGGTGTCTGacttctttcttcctcaCAGCAGAATGCCTGAGCACAAAATACAGAGCCAAAACGATAATGACGGAAAACTTCGTGTCAGCTTGGAAGCCGTCCCCAAATTCTTGTCTCGTCTTGTTGACTCGTGGGCTCCCCTAGCCATGATTATTTCCTTTAAGTTGGAAACAGACTCAAATATTTTATTATCAAAAGCACGCGGTGCATTGGAGCGTTACAATCATCAACTTGTTATTGGTAACTTGCTGcaaacaagaaagaaagaagttgTTTTTGTCACTCCTGAAGAAGGTGAACATTGGATCCGCCTTACGGATGAACAACACGCCAATGGAACCGAAATTGAGTCTCTGATTATACCAGAAATTATGTCATTGCATGAAAAATGGTGTGAGAAAACTAGCACATTATGA